aaataagcagagaaaaaaagtgctctaaatctctttgcctttttctagctccttttcccttccttctacTGCTTCTGTGAAGGCAGTTATGTGGAGAATAACTTAGATGAGCCAATATCACATCCAATACTGATACTAAATACCTCCAGAAACAAGGCTGTATCAAATCTCAGATTTATATGGGGATTATTTCTACAGAGATAAGCTAAACacatatggaaaaataaactacaaaaacaatagaaaatatCTTACTTATTCCTCCTAATGTCCTAACGCCTTCTCGAACATTTTGTGTAAACATAGGAATGATGGgctaggagggaaaaaaaataattaagaatttaATGAAGATAGCACTATCTAAAAACTTCTACCTCACTCAAACCCAGCAAGCAAACTGATTTCAGAAGTGTTTCTCAGACAAGGACATTTAGAGAGCAAAACAAGTATTCTTAAATTCTTCCGTGACCTTCTGCCATGAGGTTTCGAGGTGGAAAACACTACAAGATATCAGCAAGTCACTGCTTCAGGAAGTCCATTTTCTCAAAGTACTCCTGGATTTCAGAATCAGTGGAGCATTTGggcattcccccccccccagtctAGCAATGTTTGCATAGCACTTAAGCACTTAAACCATTTACCTAAAGTGCAGTTATGCTCAAAGGAAAGAATTCACAGGATTGGGACCCTAAACTTGCCTGAtttgtctctgctctgctgaattTATGGCTTCACGCGTGGTGTGTCATATTCAGTAAATATCAATGACATATTTTGGCTGATTAATATTTGTGTTGGTGTTgaatatttaaagtttttattgCCATTTCAGAATTTGTAAATGGCTGTCAAGACTGAAGAACCAGGAGGGTGTTGACTCCTACAtaaagttttctattttttagtATGTACTCACTGTACATAGCATCATCAGAAATACAGAACTCTATGGGATTTTCTACTATTCAGATTCTTTCAAACTTTTTTAAACAAGCATGGAGATAAATTAGTAAATGAAACTTTTCAAAAGGGTACCATGTTGGCTTTTGGTGCACAGGGGGAAGTCTGTAAAAAATCTAATGCAACTATAGAGTCTAAAAAGAAGTGCAGTTGCTTAAACAGAATGGTAACAAATGAATTTATTCTAGAACCATCTTATTTGGAACATTTCGTGAGGTAGAAAACATTGCATGTACAAAGTTGGGTTATATGACAACTATGCTGGCAAAATAGCCTGCTGAAATGAGACAGCCTCAAGAAGTTGAAGGTCCCAGTTTTTGACAATTTTTTCCAATGTTTTAGACACATTTTCTCCCCATGAGGAGTTATGTGCATGATTAAAGGTGACATAAAGTTCACCTTTAAATctaaataaagattttttttttccccaagtttcAGCCTGCCTCTGGCACTATTCCTATTCTGCTGCATCTCTTGAGGGTTTGTTTGGGGAGGGATGAAGCCACAAGATCTTTGTTAGTGCACAAAGTAAACTAAACATAcattcaataaaataaatataaccaGAACAACTACAGTTGAATCCCAAGAATGGCTTTCCATATGCTATTACAATACAATAGCAAAATCTAGCTCTGATGAAAATATCCTTTTTAAACTGTTATTTTCCTCCTGAGAAAAGTGACATACACTTAAAATCAGGTATTAAAGGTATTCTATTTCTGTATAAAATTCAGAGATTTAACTAGTATCTTTGTGACAGTCCCTAAATATAAAACTCTTGGTGCTAAACTTACTTTCAAATTAAGCTATATGCAGACCTACAGACAAAAGCACAGATCTTTCATGTACAAATATAGATTGAAAGGGACTCTGAAAGGATTATTAAAATAGCTGCAATTCAAACATATCATACCCCTATGTGCATTCTACAGTTGGTCCCATATGAATCACTATCTGCCTGGTGACCAAGCACTTATCTTCATATTAATTAGAACCGAAGTGAAATAGTTCACACTAGTGACCTCTTGCTGCAGCTGTATGCCCTCAAAATCCCATAAAAATGCCCATAGAATGCATAGTGCCAGTGAGCCTATACTACACTGGATCACAGAATACATCAGTGacagggaaaacagaaatattgacGTATGGCTGCTTCCCAGCTATTCTGGTCAGGGGTTGAGCCACCACAAACCCGACTAGGTATGCAGGAAATGGCACAAGTTTGTAGAAACTGCCCTGGGCTTCATATCTCATTCTTTCAAACTCTGCATTTCCTGACCACACTATTAGCTGACTCCAAGGCCTTCTTATcgacagtgagaaaaaaaagtcttggaaTGTATTTATGAGAGCAAGTTAACCATGTTCATGATATCCAGCAACGTAACAAAAAATCTATGATATTCAAAACAGTTTtccctaggaaaaaaacactAGTAATTTAGcaggttttgcttcttttttgtcATACTTACCACTTTTGCATCAATGGCCACCTGAGCAAAGCCCTTCCGATCACCCCAGATAATAGTATACATTTCATCACTAAAGAGTGCTTCCCGAACACCACCTGGGGCAATGGCCAGCAGACGGCCCTTCTTCAAAGCACTGACACATACTTCTTTTGGTCCATGCATAACTCCAAGTACAtcaagtaatattttaaaacctgtaGGGTCAGAAAGTATTCATTTAGAAAATATGAACTCATCCTGCCATTGAGAACCGTTTCCCAGCACAGAACACAATAGATAAACTTGTCTAAAAACCTGTAACCCCAAATCGAAGATGTTTCTAGAAGGACTGAAGCAATAACTTCTGGTTTATAAATGGTGGTCTAAAAAGCTAAAGATTTAGGGGTTTCAGTGGCTTTTTGTCATAATAAAAGTCAAGTGCTATCTCACAGTCAGGACtaaactgggaaaaaatggCAAGTATTCTGTGTGATCTTTCATATGTTCCTTCAAGGGAGTTAAGTCAGGTCCAGTGCCCAAGCCCTGCTTTTTGAATTAAGCACATTCCTAATAAAGTGCAAAAAGAGAACATAGCAGCAAACCATcatggtttttgttggttttttttttaactttggcAAACCAAGAGCAGCCAGTGCACAAGAAGAATGCAACATTCTCTGTGTCACAGATCACTGAACCTCTGTGGTTCAGTCTGTGAGTACCTGGACAGCATTTCACACAAAGAGGCATCTAGCAAGCCTGGACTGGATATATTCATCTTAGGGtatgatttttcatttaatatttaacTGTAAAGTTACACAAATTCCTCATACCATCTTGAATGTGAAATGCCATACTGACTCTACTTTTCAAGAAGTAGCAGTattaaaaatttgctttcaaaCATCAGATAGTCTAAATTGATGAGAAATGTGCCTATTAGTCTAATGTGAGAGAGTGTAACTAACATGAATGTCTATTTGCAGGAAATAAATCATGTTCACTTGGttcaataaattttaaatttacataGTATTTATGAGTACTACATATGAAAATGGGAACTTTAGATGACTAAGCAGTATGGAAAAGattacttctctttcttggAATTTCACACTAAGGCAAACAACCTTATCAACAAGGACACAGAACTGATCTAGTCAAGTCTGCCTCTCAGTAACAGATCTTCATTTTTTATCCTCAGGCTAACAAATTAATAGTTAGTACtatgaacacacacacaatgAAGAGCCCAAATATAGTTAAGAAAACAGAGATGGATCTTCTCTCACAGCCCACATAAAACAAGGGCTTGGGATGGTGAGCAGGAAGCAGCATATCATTACTTTATTCTTAACTACACTCTGATCTCTGTTCTTTGTAGCTGGTCTGCAATAGTTACTCCTGATTTATATCTATACACAGTTGGGATCTATCTGTAAACATAACAGAACACAAGTGCTGTGCCTGCCCTGCACACTGCAGGAGACACGAGCAGTCTTCACCTACCATTTGCACAGAGTCCTGAGACAGAGTTTTCCTAAAGTAATTTAATTGCTCTCAGGTGCTGTTTGTGGAATCTTAAATAGCTGTTTTTCACAAGATTTTACATTACCAAACTAATTAAAGATTTCTGGAATGTACCTGGTGGTAGGGAACTGCTTGTCTCTAGGCCCTTCCTCTCAGTAAGTTCAGGACAGATACAAAACATTAATGAGAAAGGCTGAGCAGACTCCAAGGAAGCAGAAGCTGTGAagataattttcctttccacatCAGACATGCTAAGGAAGGGAGGGCAGGTGTGTGCATGTATGACTGATAAGCACCATTTGAGTCTGTCTAGTTCatatgtgaggaaaaaaagaacagaatagTTTTGGGGTTTCAGTTATTAACAAAATCTCTCAGCCATATTTCCCACTTTTACTTGTAGTATAAACTTTATATGCTGAGCCATACCTCATAACCTAGCCAAATCACACATTACTATCAATATCTCTGCTTCTGTGGCAAATAAGACCCCGACACTGttagagcagcagagagaaaggaacCAGTGCAGTGGCCCTAGGACAACCAGGGTACCCTGTGCTCAAGGCAAAGATCATCACTGGGTTGGAAAAACACTGGGGTAGTACCTGGCTGTTGCATGAAATTGACCAAGAAtctgtttttccagtttaaacaacaacaaaaaaaaaaaaagcaactctcAATGTTACCTTAAGCACAGGCTATCAGTCTCCCAGAGCATGAAGAGAtgctattttttccaaataccaCACTTAAGTCCAAACTTAATTTTATTCCATAGCTCAACCTGAACTCTCCCCATTGCTCCAGAACACTCTTCTCCTATTCTCCACAGCACTGTGTCAGCACTGATGCTTAAAAAACCTTTATAGAGTACCCAGTAATACATTTAACACTTATCTCTGTAAATGCACTATATGCATTTCTCTGGCTTAGCACCAGTGAGTGTAACATAGGTGCCTGTCAGCTACCTGATAGAAGGACAGCAACAGTGTCATCATTTTTCTATGGCTGATCTTTAGGACTATAAACAGAGAGGAACCATTTAGACAACTGAATAAAACCTTCCACAATTGTAAGTAACCACACATAACTCTCTGCAGAGCATCTAGTCCACAAGACACCTTGCAACACCTTGTGTATACAACAGACAAGAAACCACAGCCCCTTTCACCTGTGACATTAAAGGAGAGTGATTGTCTTAGATCCCTCAAATACCTTATAAAGAAGGCTCCCTTAAGACTCTAGGAAGCAAACATGGCGAGGCCTCACTGCACTCTGGGAAAAGATGAAAACCTTAAGAAAACCTTAGAGAAATCACAGTCTTCCTGAGCATCACACAGCTAAGAATCTTGAAGAACTAGAAATCACTGGAACATTCTTTTTTGTGTAtgtgactgaagaaaaaaaaaaaaaaaaataagaagccTTATAAGAAGCCTATAACAAGGACTATATTTCATATCCTCCTGTCCCAAAACGCAAGTAACAGAGGCATACATAATACTGatacaattaaataatttctttttgcatgaAGGCATGAAAGAAAGACGCATCAGGAAACATTCAATAGGAACCTAAAAATATCTATAGGAGATTTCTGATTAGGCTGTACTGTCTCCCAGAAGTTATTAAGCTTTAAAGACtaagcagcagggagaggcacGTTTGATTCCTTGCAGGCTCATGGATCCCTTTGGAGGCACAGCAACAATTTACAAACACACTCCAGTCAGCTGCAGTTCATCCAGGACAGCAATGCCCAATGCAGAGGATGCAGTGAGACTGCATGCAGTTACCTAATGGCATGGACCTTAGACTCAGATTCACAGGACAAGTCATTTCTTACAGCTATTCAGAGTAGATTCAATAATCATAAAAACAGACCATAAAATCATCCAACCCAAGTACACCTAACAGCCTACAGATTTTCCAAGCCCACTAATTTCTCTCGCACTGAGCTTAACAACTCCTGTTTAATTAAAAGATCTTCTCAAAAGGCATCAAATTTAATCTGAGGACTTAATTAAGACCTGGCAGTCTTAGTACTAGGATAAAATTATGGTAGTCTTTCCGGTTTGAGTCACAAGAGAAGCAGCATCTATCCGGGCTGCCAGTCATGGATGATTTTGAAACAATCCAGAACACTAACTGGGCTCTCTGGGCTTGTCTTCCTTGAACAGCCTTAATTCATTCACAGAACCAGAGAATTATgtaggttggaagagacctcttgGAGGTCACCTAATCCAACCTCCCACTCAAAGCGGGTCCAACTAGAtctggttgctcagagcctcacccagtggagttttgaaagtctccagggatggagattccTAACTTGTCTAGGCAATCTGTTCAggtgtctgatcaccctcattgtaaaataCCTTTCCACACATCTAATCAAAATTTCCTGTGTTGCAACTTGTCTCTGTTACTTCTTATTCTGTCACTGTGCAAACCAGAAGAGTCTGACTCcctcttctctgcaccctcctgTTAGGATGCTGAGGACAGCAATAATATCTTCTCCCAACCGTATCTGGTACAGACCAAACAAATCCAGTTCTCTCCTCACTCATCCTGTGCTCCAGCCCACCCATCACACATTGAACATGCTCTAGTGTCTCAATATCTGTCTGGCACTGAGGAGTCCAAAAATGAACACCATATTGCAAGACATGCTTGCACAGGTGCcaagtcaaaggaaaaaaactcttcACTCAGCCTACTGGCTTCACTCATGCTAAAAGAAAGCTCAGTGTGCAGTTTATCTTCTTTGCTGCAAGAGCACGTTACTGACTCATGTTCCACTCATTGTCCACTAGAATGCCAAAGTACTTTCCTGCAAAGCCACCTTCTACCCAGGGTACTGTCCCATGGGATTGCTCCATCCCAGATGCACAACTTCACATTTGCTTTTGCTAAACTTTGTTGAGTTTCTGCCAGCTCATTTCTGTGAAGGTACTCAGGATCAGCCCTAAGCCCCAGTGCCTTGAGTGCTCTCCCAATTTGGTATAATCAGTGACCTTCCTGCAAGCATGGCCCAACCCTTCATCCAGGTGTGCAATACAAACATTAAGCAGCATTTGTCCAGTATAAATCCCTGAGGAATGCCTGCAGAAACCAGCTGCTAGCTAGATGTTATACTGTTGAACTCAATTCTCTGAGACCAGCCATTGAGCCAGAAGTCTCTGCAATGCTCCTAAAAGATATTTGGGGAACTCAGAAGTATACCCACACTCCTAAccttattttaaagcagaaatggagaaaaacaaaacaatccccCATTTGATAACTGTCCATAAGTATTAACAGCTATAATATGGagcaaaatataaattacaaaataaGCTACATTAGTCAGCTGTATGCTAAAGATTTGACAATCAATTGACAAATTTCAGCCTGCTGGCAAAGGTGGTTGTAGAGGCAGTCATCCTGTTATCAGTATGAAGAAGTTCAGTTTTCAAGGATTAAAGCTGAAATAAAGCTAGGCTGGCAAAAGGATAGGGTTTTTTAGATGagtttttttccactaaaagCATCTGAACACTCCCGTagattcagaaaattaattacaaggCTTTTAGTCACAAACTGAATGTGAAAAAAGAACTAGGTTCTTTTgtatttcacacacacaaaaaacaaaccccccacaTAATTAATTTCACCAATGAACAGTGTTTTTCATTAGGCTGTCCAGCCAAAATCTTGACCAAAATATATTCATCCTTTCCTTTATGCTTCATTTAATGTTTCATGTAAAGTTGTTAAGACATTTCTACAGCTTTCCTCAAAAAATTCTTTTACTTCTAACAGTCTTCTTGGGCACAAGGTCCACTGCCTGATATACAATACATAGACAATACATTGTCTCCCCAGACTAATAAGACTAATACTGTCAACATTAACAGCATTACTTCCAAAGAGCTTGTTTCTTTATCAGGTTACACTATGCACTCCACCTCTAGCTGcctatatttatttaaaaaaaaaaaaaaaaaaaaaaaaaaagcagcatcttaTTGAAGTCTTTGCTATTGATTAATACAGAGGCAGCTGTTTCTCCTGCAATGTCTTTGTTTCTAAACACTCCAGAGTCATTGGAAGGTGTCCTCCAGCCAGGAGTATGACCTATTCTTGCACAGGCCAGTCTCATAAAGTCATTCTTGTTCCTGAAGAACACGTTAGAGACAGCTGTACTTCAGTACTTTTACTAACTTTGTCTGAATGTCTGTTCTGAGAGGTGagtgtaatttttattaattacaccattaaaaatattaataataattaaaaaattaagttctcACACTGGCTGTTTATAATGAAGTATGTTACCTGGCAATCTGAAGACGAAATGATCAGCTACTACGTGGCAGTATCTCTTATTTCGTATAAGAAGCCTCGCTGTGAAATAGACATAGTCAGCAGGAGTAGCTCCATGATAAAACACAATAAGCCCTGGTCCTTCAGGAATGTTTTTTGTACCATGAAGCTCATAACCTGTTAGGAGTTAAAGGCATAAGAGATGTCAAAGTCTGATACAGTTCTATCCCAAAGAAGCTAACTTGCCACAAGTAGGAAAAATTATAGTGATAGCTATTGACAAGTGGCAAGAGCAAAACGTCAAAAGGCAACTTGCAGCATTTACTAAGTTGCTTTCATGGGAAAAATAAGTTTCAGTTAAAGCAAAATagccacattaaaaaaaagaacagctatAAAAtccctgaaaacaaaacaccattTGAACAATggaatttttccttattttttcagttcactGTCTTCAAGGCTGCAGAGTCCTCTGAATCAATTATTCAAGAGAAATCACTGTAAGGCTTGGAGTGGTGAAATAACTATTCCTAGGTATTATTTACCTTTCAAAGCTCATTGTCACCAGTAACTGTTTAAATAGATTTGACATAACAACAGCCATTTACATGTCTCCATTTACTCCAGGGTATGAAGCTTATCTTTGTTATTTCTCTCACAGTTGCACTTGCTCCATTTTTCCATCTCTATATACTAAAACCTTTTTATGGCTTTGTATGATTAACAGAAATGTACTTAAACACACACAAGTTTCTTACTGAGCTTTCTTACTTCTGAATTAAGTCAACAGTTCAGAATATATTCAGTTAACACAAAACATCAAAATGCATCACATAGAAAGTATCCAGGTGACACTGTTACAGTATGTTGtttgcaggtatttttttttcaaacaaacaaaatataaaaaccaaaaaaaaaaccaacaaaaaaaaactagagggaaaaaaaacccttctgaaGCTAATCATGTCTGCAATTCCCATAccattgttgggttttttatttattttttattctgaaggtATTCTTAGCTCTTCTCCCTCTAATTTACTTTCTATACCTATGGAGCTGCACTATATTGCAAAAGTATCATCTGTACCATCCCAAGTGACCACTAACTGTGCTCTGCCCCAGCCAATCAGAGCAGGAATGATATCTACATCTAGCATCtccattatatatatatataaggtaAAAGATGTCCCACACCAGTTCTGGGTTTTAGACATTTTGGTTGTAGgttgtaggttttttttcttatgctctGAGATTTCAGAATGAAAAGTGCTGCCTATGATATATTGATTAATCAAGtgggagaaaaacaaatcacatAACATTTCATTCTTTAGCAAAAGAAGTATATAGAGAACATGAaagcagctggcagggcagaAAAATTCACAACTGACAGTGAGGGACTGGATAAGAATCTTTTCTTCACAAATAAAAAGTCagaccttaaaaaaacaaaaagttacTAAGGATAAAAAGAGCTAAGGCCTTAAGAAAtcattttcttatgaaaaaaagtaaatagcTCTTTATTGTGAAACGAGCATTTTAAGCTCTTTGATGTAGCTGTTGATTTTGATCTGGTGCACTTCCCTAGATTTGCAAGTTACATCTTACTCTTACAAAGCCTATCTGATACAGCCGCTGCACCATCTGGTAATCAATGCCTTGAAAACCCACTTCCCTTTGACTAGAGAACAAATAGAGATGATTTTCAAGAAGGATTTGTTCTTTATGTAAATTGCTCTAAAACATCTCTTTCTCCTTTAGCTGTATCTAGACTGAATGGTTCTGAAAGAAGCTTATGATTTCCttagaaagaaaagccaaatcATTTATTGAGTCAGtctttataaaagaaataatagtaGAAGGACAAGGAACAGAGCCTTTAGTTTTGACATCCAAGGAGAGAAAGCAGTTGTCAAAAATacatagaaagaaaattaaaaagtacgGTTCTATAACAGTTTTGGATTTCAAAGTCAATTTGAAGTATCTCAAAGTGAATTGGCACTAAGTGCTCCTTTTAGCCATCATTTGGCATTATATGTAAAAGACTGGTTAAGCGTAATTAAATTATACTAACATGTTGTGACATACTGGCTATTAGACAACTGGCACTAACTTCCAGTGTTCATATCACTGAAATAATACAGTTAATTTACCTAATTTTTATCATAGAAATCACTTCAATGAGTATACATTCAGCTGGGTGAAAGATGTCATTTTGTAGCAGGGAAAGCATAGATGCATAAGTCAAAATAATTTACATCCAAAAAAGTCTCGGTGCATTCTGCTGAGCAGCACTAGCAGTCATtgataaaactgaagaaaaacttgGCCTGAATTTTACATTTCATGCAAGAGCTGCAATAGTCAGATACGTATCAATAATCCTGAAAGGTAAACCAGGAATGAGAACTTCAggaatttttacagaaaagccACATCTCACTTACCATGCCATATTCTTCCATGTCCATCCCATAGGGTAGCCAACATTTGTTTTGCACCATCCCAAAAATCATTGGAATAAGCTTCCTTCAGTTCATTCTTCCTTTTATAAATATGAAGAAAGAGAATGGAACTGTAGAAGAGGATGACGAGAACTCCTGGAAGTAGGAAAACTACTGCAAGTGGAAAAAGCACCCACAAAAGGTAGACTGCATAACTCAGATAATCTTCAATATGCTCCACGCCAGTCCATTCTCCCAGAATGTAAGTCAGGCAGGTTAAGTAGGA
This DNA window, taken from Calypte anna isolate BGI_N300 chromosome 2, bCalAnn1_v1.p, whole genome shotgun sequence, encodes the following:
- the LOC103534667 gene encoding transmembrane protein 68, encoding MIGGNESCTAGPIPMSYLTCLTYILGEWTGVEHIEDYLSYAVYLLWVLFPLAVVFLLPGVLVILFYSSILFLHIYKRKNELKEAYSNDFWDGAKQMLATLWDGHGRIWHGYELHGTKNIPEGPGLIVFYHGATPADYVYFTARLLIRNKRYCHVVADHFVFRLPGFKILLDVLGVMHGPKEVCVSALKKGRLLAIAPGGVREALFSDEMYTIIWGDRKGFAQVAIDAKVPIIPMFTQNVREGVRTLGGIKILRSLYERIRLPIVPLYGGFPVKLRTFIGEPIPYEPNITAEELTEKTKAALEALIEKHQKIPGNIFRALMERFQTHKKED